A stretch of Mycobacteriales bacterium DNA encodes these proteins:
- a CDS encoding dipeptide ABC transporter ATP-binding protein — MTDMSNEPTAAAPDNPPSSAPAAAATASRNGEVLLDVKGLEKHFPVTRGIFIRRKIGAVKAVDGISFSVNKGETLGVVGETGCGKSTTGRMLSRLLEPTGGSIVYDGTDITHASTRRMRPLRRQIQMIFQDPYSSLNPRHTVGAIISAPLEIQNVKSENGTKRAVQDLMELVGLNPEHYNRYPHEFSGGQRQRIGIARALALRPRMIVADEPVSALDVSIQAQVVNLLSDLQKEFGLTYVFIAHDLSVIRHISNRVAVMYLGKIVELASDNDLYEHALHPYTHALLSAVPVPDPEREQKRERILLKGDVPSPLNPPPACRFHTRCWKAQEICRTVEPLLTELAPGHEVACHFPEERDLI, encoded by the coding sequence ATGACCGACATGAGCAACGAGCCGACGGCGGCCGCGCCTGACAACCCGCCGAGCAGCGCCCCCGCGGCGGCGGCGACCGCGTCTCGCAACGGCGAGGTGCTGCTCGACGTCAAGGGGCTGGAGAAGCACTTTCCGGTCACCCGGGGCATCTTCATCCGCCGCAAGATCGGTGCCGTGAAGGCAGTCGACGGCATCTCGTTCTCGGTCAACAAGGGCGAGACCCTGGGGGTGGTCGGCGAGACCGGTTGCGGCAAGTCCACCACCGGCCGGATGCTCAGCCGGCTGCTGGAACCGACCGGCGGATCGATCGTCTACGACGGCACGGACATCACCCACGCGAGCACCAGGCGGATGCGACCGCTGCGCCGGCAGATTCAGATGATCTTCCAGGACCCGTACTCGTCGCTGAACCCCCGGCACACGGTCGGCGCCATTATCAGCGCGCCGCTGGAGATCCAGAACGTCAAGAGCGAGAACGGCACCAAGCGCGCCGTACAAGACCTGATGGAACTGGTCGGGCTCAACCCCGAGCACTACAACCGCTACCCGCACGAGTTCTCGGGTGGCCAGCGCCAGCGCATCGGCATCGCGCGCGCCCTCGCCCTCCGCCCACGGATGATCGTGGCGGACGAGCCGGTGTCCGCTCTCGACGTCTCGATCCAGGCCCAGGTCGTGAACCTGCTCTCCGACCTGCAGAAGGAGTTCGGCCTCACCTACGTCTTCATTGCTCACGACCTGTCGGTGATCCGGCACATCTCCAATCGCGTCGCGGTGATGTACCTCGGCAAGATCGTCGAGCTGGCCAGCGACAACGACCTGTACGAGCACGCCCTGCACCCCTACACGCACGCCCTGCTTTCTGCCGTCCCCGTCCCCGACCCGGAGCGTGAGCAGAAGCGCGAGCGCATCCTGCTCAAGGGCGACGTGCCGAGCCCGCTGAACCCGCCTCCCGCCTGCCGGTTCCATACCCGGTGTTGGAAAGCGCAGGAGATCTGCCGTACCGTCGAACCACTGCTGACCGAGCTCGCACCCGGTCACGAAGTGGCCTGTCACTTCCCCGAGGAGAGGGACCTGATCTGA